One genomic segment of Leptospira kirschneri serovar Cynopteri str. 3522 CT includes these proteins:
- a CDS encoding rhomboid family intramembrane serine protease: MTGIYNRIGPELTPVVRTLLILNGSVFAVQLLLSWTVGDYLTLYFGMTSDMITHRFFIWQFLTYAFLHSVQNFFHILFNMFSLWMFGSVLESYWGSRNFLKFYLFSCFMGGFFPWILHNVGFHQGTIIGASGGIYGLLIAFALIWPNQELLFMGFFPLKAKYMVVILMLIIAFSGSGSNIAHMAHLGGAIGGAVYFFYYNKLKSKIPASLSLSRYLQKRKMKKWQEEMNRKIHVREEVDQLLDKISKSGMNSLSRKEKKFLKEASSKYYSED; the protein is encoded by the coding sequence TCCGGAGCTGACTCCAGTAGTCCGCACCTTATTGATTTTAAACGGGAGCGTCTTTGCGGTTCAACTTCTACTTTCCTGGACGGTAGGAGATTACTTAACTCTTTATTTTGGAATGACTTCCGATATGATCACTCACCGTTTTTTTATTTGGCAATTTCTGACATACGCATTCCTACATTCGGTTCAAAATTTCTTTCATATCTTATTCAACATGTTTTCTCTTTGGATGTTTGGTTCGGTACTGGAAAGTTACTGGGGTAGTAGAAATTTTTTGAAGTTTTATCTATTCTCTTGTTTTATGGGAGGTTTTTTTCCTTGGATTTTGCATAACGTTGGATTTCATCAAGGTACTATCATCGGCGCCTCTGGTGGAATTTATGGTCTTTTGATCGCCTTCGCTTTGATCTGGCCTAACCAGGAACTTCTTTTTATGGGCTTTTTTCCCCTCAAAGCGAAGTATATGGTTGTAATTCTTATGCTCATCATTGCGTTTTCCGGCTCGGGTAGCAACATCGCACACATGGCTCATTTGGGAGGAGCGATCGGTGGAGCGGTTTATTTCTTTTATTATAATAAACTAAAATCTAAAATTCCTGCTTCATTATCTCTCAGTCGTTATCTTCAAAAAAGAAAGATGAAAAAATGGCAAGAAGAAATGAATCGTAAAATTCACGTCAGGGAAGAAGTGGATCAATTACTAGATAAAATTTCCAAATCCGGTATGAATTCTCTTTCCAGAAAAGAAAAAAAATTTTTGAAAGAAGCATCTAGTAAATATTATTCGGAAGATTGA